From Primulina tabacum isolate GXHZ01 chromosome 2, ASM2559414v2, whole genome shotgun sequence, one genomic window encodes:
- the LOC142523696 gene encoding WD repeat-containing protein GTS1 produces MSMEIEDVMEVEEETSATQSILFKRHGLKNSIQTNFGDDYVFQIAAKDDWTSMAVSLSTNEVKLYSPATGQYLGQCEGHSATINQISFVGPSSPHVLYSCSSDSTIRAWDSRSCQQVTCISAGPSDEIFCFSFGGSGANLLAAGCKSQIIFWDWRTMKRTACLEESHMDDVTQVHFVPGNQSKLVSASVDGLMCLFDTSGNINDDDHLVSVFNVGTSIGKVGFLGEADQKLWCLTHIETLSVWDLNDTRTEANFEDARTLASNSWTNDHVDYFVDCHYSAEVDRLWVIGGTDNGTFGYFPVNYGTTQGIEAAEAVFQGGHTGIVRSVLPMSSIPGRTSKNSGIFGWTGGEDGRLCCWLSDESTDKNCSWISNTLVAKSPTNRRKSRHSPY; encoded by the exons ATGTCAATGGAAATTGAGGATGTGATGGAAGTAGAAGAAGAAACATCTGCTACTCAATCAATACTTTTCAAACGGCACGGGCTCAAGAACTCGATTCAAACTAACTTCGGCGATGATTACGTATTCCAAATTGCTGCCAA GGACGATTGGACGTCAATGGCGGTATCACTTTCAACCAATGAGGTGAAGTTGTACTCACCTGCGACCGGGCAGTACCTTGGCCAATGTGAAGGACATTCCGCGACTATCAATCAAATTTCATTCGTTGGGCCATCGTCTCCGCATGTGTTGTACTCTTGTTCTAGTGACAGCACCATCAGAGCTTGGGATTCCAGGTCTTGCCAGCAG GTTACTTGTATAAGTGCAGGTCCATCAGATGAGATTTTCTGCTTCTCGTTTGGTGGATCAGGCGCTAATCTTCTTGCTGCAGGGTGTAAATCTCAG ATAATTTTCTGGGATTGGAGAACCATGAAGCGGACTGCATGCCTGGAAGAATCTCACATGGATGATGTTACTCAG GTTCACTTTGTTCCCGGTAATCAAAGCAAACTTGTTTCTGCTTCAGTTGATGGCTTGATGTGCCTTTTTGATACCAGTGGAAACATAAACGACGATGATCACTTGGTGTCG GTGTTTAATGTCGGGACTTCAATCGGAAAAGTGGGATTTCTTGGTGAGGCAGATCAGAAATTGTGGTGTTTAACACATATTGAGACCTTAAG TGTTTGGGATTTGAATGACACTCGAACTGAAGCCAACTTTGAGGATGCTCGTACGCTGGCCTCTAATAGCTGGACTAATGATCAT GTTGATTATTTTGTTGATTGTCACTACTCGGCTGAGGTTGATCGCCTTTGGGTGATTGGAGGCACGGATAATGGCACTTTCGGATATTTTCCTGTAAATTATGGCACAACACAGGGGATTGAAGCTGCAGAAGCTGTTTTTCAAGGTGGCCATACAGGGATTGTAAGGAGCGTATTGCCCATGTCTAGCATTCCTGGTCGAACTTCAAAAAACAGCGGTATTTTTGGTTGGACAGGTGGTGAAGATGGCCGGCTATGTTGCTGGTTGTCTGATGAGTCGACAGATAAAAATTGTTCGTGGATATCAAATACTTTGGTGGCAAAATCACCGACCAACAGAAGAAAAAGCCGGCATAGTCCTTACTAG